Proteins from a genomic interval of Bacteroidota bacterium:
- a CDS encoding SUMF1/EgtB/PvdO family nonheme iron enzyme, which produces MNYSVKRDKVNTSCNLWKRFGTTLFAVIAFCGSAFANNLQLTNISATTSTISFDISWDNSWNMSSAPSNWDAVWVVVKYQDCNTEEKTWNQRILSTTSGNHSVSGGVLQVDAVTDGMGVFIRQSAVGTGNISTSSVSLAFGTAFSNIANVNFELVGIEMVNVPEGAFYVGDGSTATPPLSQNSMGTNGTSSPKEITSEGGLSANTLAGYNNTAPTQHLAISADFPKGYAAFYCMKYEVSQNQYIQFLNLLPAAQQINRTASSVTSSVGTLALAPAATPSRNGIRIKTSATGSPLSPAVYGADLNNNGTFDEADDGGNIACNYLNWYDLIAYLDWVALRPMTELEFEKAARGPSSQGTPVVAAHVWNTTTILQAKSDALSNAGQETEVSTASGNGLCAYDAGNTLGPLRVGFAATGSTDRAGAGASYYGILDLSGNVWEQAYHIGFNSGSGYGVAPAFTGVLGDGELGAIGFADATNWGGQNGVVRSVVRGGNWNNISSYCQTSNRSFVTSAGGENSTRINRTGGRGVRQF; this is translated from the coding sequence ATGAATTACTCAGTAAAACGAGACAAGGTGAATACGAGCTGCAACCTTTGGAAGCGCTTTGGGACAACGCTTTTTGCAGTGATTGCTTTTTGTGGTTCTGCTTTTGCCAATAATCTGCAATTGACAAATATCTCTGCCACTACATCAACTATAAGTTTTGATATCAGTTGGGATAATAGTTGGAATATGTCCTCCGCCCCTTCCAATTGGGATGCCGTTTGGGTGGTTGTGAAGTATCAGGATTGCAATACGGAGGAAAAGACTTGGAACCAACGGATACTTAGTACCACCAGTGGAAACCACAGTGTTTCTGGAGGAGTATTACAGGTAGATGCCGTTACAGATGGGATGGGAGTTTTTATTCGTCAAAGTGCTGTGGGTACGGGCAATATTTCTACCAGTTCTGTCAGTTTGGCGTTTGGAACTGCCTTTAGCAATATTGCCAATGTAAACTTTGAACTAGTGGGTATTGAAATGGTGAATGTGCCTGAAGGTGCATTTTATGTAGGCGATGGAAGTACAGCAACTCCTCCACTATCACAAAACTCCATGGGGACTAACGGCACATCTAGCCCGAAAGAAATAACCAGTGAGGGTGGACTTTCGGCCAACACTCTTGCCGGATACAACAATACTGCTCCTACCCAACACCTTGCTATCTCCGCAGATTTTCCAAAAGGCTATGCAGCCTTTTATTGCATGAAATATGAAGTGAGTCAAAATCAATACATCCAGTTTCTCAATCTATTACCAGCAGCTCAGCAAATCAACCGTACCGCCTCATCGGTTACCTCTTCTGTCGGCACTTTGGCATTGGCTCCTGCCGCCACACCTAGCCGAAACGGAATCAGAATCAAAACTTCCGCGACCGGTTCACCCCTCAGCCCGGCAGTGTATGGAGCAGACCTGAACAATAATGGCACTTTTGATGAAGCCGACGACGGAGGGAATATCGCCTGCAATTACTTGAATTGGTATGATTTGATTGCCTACTTAGATTGGGTAGCCTTACGACCTATGACGGAGTTGGAATTTGAAAAAGCTGCGCGCGGACCTTCTTCGCAAGGGACACCCGTAGTAGCGGCTCATGTATGGAACACCACAACGATATTGCAGGCAAAATCTGATGCCTTATCCAACGCCGGGCAAGAGACAGAAGTTTCAACGGCCTCCGGCAATGGCCTTTGTGCTTATGATGCAGGCAACACTTTAGGGCCGCTTCGAGTAGGTTTTGCCGCCACCGGAAGTACCGATCGCGCTGGAGCAGGCGCTTCTTATTATGGCATTCTTGATTTGTCGGGTAACGTTTGGGAACAAGCATATCATATCGGCTTTAATAGCGGCTCCGGCTACGGAGTTGCCCCCGCATTTACCGGTGTACTGGGAGACGGCGAACTCGGTGCTATCGGATTCGCTGATGCGACAAACTGGGGTGGGCAAAATGGGGTGGTTCGCTCGGTAGTCCGAGGTGGTAATTGGAATAATATTTCTTCCTATTGTCAGACTTCAAACCGAAGTTTTGTTACTTCTGCCGGTGGAGAAAATTCAACCCGCATCAACAGAACCGGAGGAAGGGGAGTCAGGCAATTTTAG
- a CDS encoding T9SS type A sorting domain-containing protein, which translates to MNDGDTIYLDGGTYVNDAVKWEKKNLKFIGMGTSQNPTVMKYTGDISNGKGIWVFEQPGVSDNAYIENITFDGAQVSDGNGGNGAGIRYQSVNLHIRNCCFVNCQNGILEGGNYNGSQVIIENSEFSNNGYNGSNSSYIGYEHHIYISANTDSFVVMNCHFHDPRGQANSLKTRAQRSYILYNLIDEASGNGSWELNIAQGGMLVVIGNVIIQGPSGANHGIIGWDAVTNPLEELYFINNTVINKFAGNVRFVNVSPVSDITAFKFYNNIFASTTGASNTLFSGNIPAVLDTSNNLFIPNFVSFNFANSTDGDFNLLASATTAIDHGANPGQTSTGYNLAPAFMFQSDTLPLLQRNISGAAIDIGAYEYGFPTFLSNEMQNQLAISVFPNPMRKEAIIEMMANDLLDGMNFSLYNVQGQVVMKDIPLVLKKTKITAENLPLGIYLYKVIRHGEMIVTGKIVLE; encoded by the coding sequence GTGAATGACGGTGATACGATTTATTTAGACGGAGGGACCTATGTTAATGACGCGGTAAAGTGGGAAAAGAAGAATTTAAAATTCATCGGAATGGGCACGAGTCAGAACCCGACGGTGATGAAATATACCGGTGACATTTCTAACGGCAAAGGAATCTGGGTATTTGAACAGCCAGGGGTATCTGACAATGCCTATATCGAAAACATCACCTTCGACGGAGCACAGGTTTCAGATGGCAATGGAGGTAACGGCGCCGGTATCCGGTATCAATCAGTTAATCTCCATATCAGAAATTGCTGCTTTGTGAATTGCCAGAATGGAATTTTGGAAGGCGGAAATTATAACGGCAGTCAGGTGATTATTGAGAACTCTGAGTTCAGCAACAATGGCTATAACGGCAGCAACTCATCATACATAGGCTACGAGCATCATATTTATATCAGTGCCAACACCGACAGTTTCGTGGTAATGAATTGTCATTTTCATGACCCGAGGGGACAAGCTAACTCTCTAAAGACACGGGCGCAGAGAAGCTATATCTTATACAATCTAATTGATGAAGCATCTGGTAACGGTAGTTGGGAATTGAACATAGCACAAGGTGGAATGTTGGTCGTGATTGGCAATGTGATTATTCAAGGACCTTCCGGCGCCAATCATGGTATTATCGGATGGGATGCAGTTACTAATCCGTTGGAGGAACTATATTTTATCAATAATACGGTCATTAATAAATTTGCAGGAAATGTTCGATTTGTAAATGTTTCTCCGGTTTCCGACATTACGGCCTTCAAATTTTACAATAACATTTTTGCTTCCACCACTGGTGCATCGAACACCTTGTTTTCAGGGAACATACCTGCGGTGCTGGATACGTCAAACAACCTCTTCATCCCGAATTTCGTTTCTTTTAATTTTGCCAATTCGACTGATGGTGATTTTAATTTACTGGCATCTGCCACGACTGCTATAGATCATGGAGCAAACCCTGGCCAGACCAGCACCGGATATAACTTGGCTCCTGCTTTTATGTTTCAAAGCGATACCCTGCCTTTATTACAACGTAATATTTCCGGCGCAGCTATTGACATTGGGGCTTATGAATATGGGTTCCCTACTTTTTTGAGTAATGAAATGCAAAATCAATTGGCTATTTCTGTTTTCCCGAATCCTATGCGTAAGGAAGCAATCATAGAAATGATGGCAAATGATTTGCTAGATGGGATGAATTTTTCCCTATATAATGTGCAAGGTCAGGTCGTGATGAAAGATATTCCTCTGGTTTTAAAGAAAACTAAAATCACCGCCGAGAATTTACCTTTGGGTATTTATCTTTATAAGGTCATCCGCCACGGAGAGATGATTGTCACAGGTAAGATTGTGTTGGAATAG
- the trpB gene encoding tryptophan synthase subunit beta codes for MDFKANDKGYYGEFGGAYIPELLYANVEELRLRYKEIVAEESFQKEYHQLLKDYVGRPSPLYYATRLSEHYGSHIYLKREDLNHTGAHKINNTIGQILLAQRLGKKRIIAETGAGQHGVATATVCALKGMECIVYMGAKDMERQAPNVARMKMLGAKVVPALSGSRTLKDATNEAIRDWINHPEDTHYIIGSVVGPHPYPEMVAKFQSVISEEMKWQLKEATGNENPDYIMACVGGGSNATGAFYHFLNEEKVKLIAVEAAGMGVDSGHTAATTYSGRKGIIHGSKTLLMQTEDGQIAEPYSLSAGLDYPGIGPLLAHLFTSKRAAFEYVTDEEALKAGFFLAKQEGIICALETAHALAVLEKKKFGKEEVVVICLSGRGDKDLDTYMKHLDTYV; via the coding sequence ATGGATTTCAAAGCAAACGATAAAGGATATTATGGAGAATTTGGTGGCGCCTACATTCCCGAATTGCTTTATGCTAATGTAGAAGAGCTGCGGCTTCGCTATAAAGAAATTGTAGCGGAGGAAAGTTTTCAAAAGGAATATCATCAACTGCTGAAAGACTATGTCGGAAGACCTTCGCCTCTTTATTATGCTACACGCCTTTCAGAACATTACGGAAGTCATATTTACCTGAAACGCGAGGACCTGAACCATACTGGCGCTCATAAAATCAATAATACAATTGGCCAGATTCTTTTGGCCCAACGATTGGGTAAAAAAAGAATCATTGCCGAAACCGGAGCCGGTCAACATGGGGTAGCGACGGCAACGGTCTGTGCTCTGAAGGGAATGGAGTGCATTGTGTACATGGGAGCAAAGGATATGGAACGCCAGGCGCCTAATGTGGCACGCATGAAAATGTTGGGGGCCAAAGTAGTTCCCGCTTTATCGGGCAGCAGAACTTTGAAAGATGCGACCAACGAAGCCATTCGTGATTGGATTAATCATCCTGAGGACACTCATTATATTATTGGGTCAGTGGTGGGGCCACATCCTTATCCGGAGATGGTAGCCAAGTTTCAATCTGTGATTAGTGAAGAAATGAAATGGCAATTGAAGGAAGCCACCGGCAATGAAAATCCAGATTATATAATGGCCTGCGTGGGGGGTGGCAGTAATGCCACCGGTGCTTTTTATCATTTTCTGAATGAGGAAAAAGTAAAACTAATAGCTGTGGAAGCCGCAGGAATGGGGGTGGATAGTGGCCACACCGCCGCAACTACTTATTCGGGACGGAAGGGCATTATTCATGGAAGTAAAACTTTGCTGATGCAAACGGAAGACGGACAGATTGCAGAACCTTACTCTCTCTCTGCCGGCTTAGATTATCCGGGTATTGGCCCTTTACTGGCTCATTTATTTACCTCAAAGCGCGCCGCGTTTGAATATGTCACCGATGAAGAAGCTTTGAAGGCGGGTTTCTTCCTTGCTAAGCAGGAGGGAATTATTTGTGCGCTAGAAACAGCTCATGCACTGGCCGTTTTAGAAAAGAAAAAATTTGGTAAAGAAGAAGTGGTAGTGATTTGCCTTTCAGGCAGAGGAGATAAGGATTTAGATACGTACATGAAACATCTTGACACTTATGTCTAA
- a CDS encoding T9SS type A sorting domain-containing protein: MYGKLPISLILSCIITWFSVTSMYGQAPFVGGSSDGQSGVRLTNSTCVAITANPYAGGDGNTHFYDTLINSVCAPTLFTAFSGGVADGFAEGQLIVSVCTPSLLLPFSGGVADGFAQDNQMNSTCSSVIINPFSGGVADGFAEYALINSTCYSVIINPFSGGIADGFAYNTQVVSVCFPILITPFNGGIADGFSNDAFIQSVCYPELFSIFSGGDADGSAGALLAASLGFNVPPPASNPVCENSQALIGLAGGDTSLIYQWELSINGGTVFNSISNGAPYTGATEDTLWIDPVTNSFNGYVYRVLVSYPGCISGYSPNSTLVVGAQPSSPTIIKDPNVDYVCPGTDVAASFNAGTGGVGTIQDIYEYSTNAGTLWNSYTVSDPILTNSLQGIEIVKIRSWRSATGQGCLAADSSMASWTVAGEGYWIGVTSPDWNTNSNWGCGIIPDTTIDVTIPEVQLGNHQPNIYNTPPAFAHNLTIEPDASVTTFFGFNLELHGDFTNNGITSLGIGTVKFGGPTLQSIQGTIPTEFSYVEVANRSLSTALILNQDIDVSDEFKITQGMVNLNGHYIDLGTTGMLAGETETSRITGDSGQVRSLIDISQLSTAYNNIHGLGIDLTTGATAAPGLSEVNRGHHSYLVEPGSPAIERYFEIIPVVNANLDVTMKMHYFDAELASNSEPVLTPWRSEDQRATWTGQFFPSLLTRDANANWVQQTGINAFSDWTLSGPGSALPVELLEFTAWAEGEVVRLKWMTAIEINNDYFTVERSRDGVNFSDLFMVDGAGNSTAVLTYRETDKQPLSGVSYYRLRQTDFDGTTTHSQIVAVSFNSSYSQSFNAFVGENQNFNVSFQTNVNERLSLSVFDVAGRKVISQDANATKGNNMILVKNPGLAAAMYILEFIAGDFHESKKLFVK, encoded by the coding sequence ATGTATGGAAAACTACCCATATCTTTAATACTTAGCTGCATCATAACTTGGTTTAGTGTCACTTCCATGTATGGTCAGGCTCCGTTTGTTGGAGGATCATCGGATGGGCAGTCGGGTGTCAGACTAACTAATTCCACTTGCGTTGCTATCACGGCCAATCCTTATGCCGGAGGGGACGGCAATACTCATTTTTATGATACTTTAATCAACTCGGTTTGCGCTCCCACTTTGTTTACGGCTTTCAGTGGTGGAGTGGCAGATGGTTTTGCCGAAGGACAATTAATTGTTTCGGTTTGCACTCCTTCATTATTACTTCCCTTTAGCGGTGGTGTTGCCGATGGGTTTGCACAGGACAATCAAATGAACTCAACTTGTTCTTCAGTCATTATTAATCCGTTTAGTGGCGGTGTGGCGGATGGCTTTGCAGAATATGCTTTAATTAATTCCACGTGCTATTCGGTCATTATCAATCCGTTTAGCGGTGGTATTGCTGATGGGTTTGCATATAATACACAGGTTGTTTCGGTTTGCTTTCCTATACTGATTACTCCTTTTAATGGAGGAATTGCCGATGGGTTTAGCAATGATGCCTTTATACAGTCGGTATGTTATCCAGAACTGTTTTCCATATTTAGCGGGGGCGATGCCGATGGCTCTGCCGGTGCCCTGTTGGCTGCTTCACTTGGTTTTAATGTTCCTCCTCCGGCCTCCAATCCTGTCTGCGAGAACAGCCAGGCCCTTATTGGTTTAGCAGGGGGAGATACATCGCTTATTTACCAATGGGAGCTATCTATCAATGGCGGAACCGTATTTAATTCTATTTCAAATGGCGCTCCTTATACCGGTGCAACCGAAGATACCTTATGGATTGATCCCGTAACAAATTCATTTAATGGTTATGTATATAGGGTTTTAGTGAGCTATCCGGGGTGTATCTCCGGCTATTCGCCAAATTCAACATTGGTAGTAGGTGCCCAGCCCTCATCACCAACTATTATTAAGGATCCCAACGTGGATTATGTTTGTCCGGGTACGGATGTAGCGGCCTCTTTCAATGCCGGAACAGGAGGCGTTGGCACGATTCAAGATATATATGAATACAGTACCAATGCTGGTACTCTTTGGAATTCATACACAGTAAGTGATCCCATTCTTACAAACTCTTTACAGGGGATTGAAATTGTAAAAATCCGTTCATGGCGTTCGGCTACCGGCCAAGGATGCCTGGCCGCTGATTCAAGTATGGCTTCCTGGACGGTAGCAGGAGAAGGCTATTGGATAGGCGTGACCAGCCCCGACTGGAATACCAATTCCAACTGGGGATGCGGTATTATACCGGACACTACCATTGATGTGACCATCCCCGAAGTGCAGCTCGGCAATCACCAACCCAATATTTATAATACGCCGCCTGCTTTTGCACATAATCTAACTATTGAACCTGATGCCTCGGTCACCACTTTTTTTGGATTCAATCTGGAACTTCATGGAGATTTCACCAACAACGGGATAACTTCGCTTGGTATTGGCACGGTCAAATTCGGAGGCCCTACGCTGCAATCAATACAGGGGACGATCCCAACTGAATTTTCCTATGTGGAGGTCGCTAATCGCAGTCTTTCCACCGCATTAATATTAAATCAGGATATTGATGTGAGCGATGAGTTTAAGATTACACAAGGCATGGTGAATCTGAATGGTCATTATATTGATTTGGGCACTACCGGTATGCTCGCCGGAGAAACGGAAACCAGCCGTATCACTGGCGATTCAGGTCAGGTAAGAAGTTTAATTGATATATCTCAACTCTCCACCGCCTATAATAATATTCATGGACTTGGAATTGACTTGACAACCGGCGCCACAGCGGCACCGGGACTTAGCGAAGTCAACCGTGGTCACCATTCTTATCTGGTAGAACCCGGCAGCCCCGCCATAGAGCGATATTTTGAAATTATTCCAGTGGTAAACGCCAATCTGGATGTCACCATGAAAATGCACTATTTCGACGCTGAACTTGCCTCCAACAGCGAACCGGTCTTGACTCCTTGGCGGTCTGAAGATCAGCGAGCGACATGGACCGGACAGTTCTTTCCTTCGCTGCTCACTCGAGATGCAAATGCTAACTGGGTGCAACAAACCGGAATAAATGCCTTCTCAGACTGGACACTTAGCGGTCCTGGTTCGGCGCTACCGGTGGAACTGCTTGAGTTTACCGCCTGGGCAGAAGGAGAGGTAGTCCGGTTGAAATGGATGACCGCCATAGAAATCAATAACGATTATTTTACGGTAGAGCGCAGTCGTGATGGAGTTAATTTCTCCGACCTGTTTATGGTAGATGGAGCGGGAAACAGTACAGCAGTACTTACGTATAGAGAAACGGATAAACAACCACTAAGTGGAGTATCCTACTACCGACTTCGCCAGACAGATTTTGATGGAACTACCACCCATTCTCAGATAGTGGCCGTTTCGTTCAACTCATCCTATTCACAATCTTTCAACGCTTTCGTTGGAGAAAATCAAAATTTCAACGTATCGTTTCAGACAAATGTAAATGAACGTCTTAGCCTCTCTGTATTCGACGTGGCAGGCAGAAAGGTAATCAGCCAAGATGCGAATGCCACCAAAGGGAATAACATGATATTGGTGAAGAATCCGGGGCTGGCCGCTGCTATGTATATTCTGGAGTTCATTGCGGGTGATTTTCACGAGAGTAAAAAATTATTTGTAAAATGA
- a CDS encoding tryptophan synthase subunit alpha, protein MSNRIDTLFEKKKEGILSVYFTAGYPNLEDTIPILQSLQNAGCDMVEIGMPFSDPLADGPVIQHSSTVALSNGMSIKKLLLQLKDFRKQIHLPVLLMGYMNPVVQYGIDKFCSDASAVGVDGLIIPDMPLDIYQDQYAALFKKYNLHQALLITPRTGEARIHEIEKSSGGFIYAVSSSSTTGSVSADKKKQQDYFERLKSLRLKKPVMIGFGIGNREQFQFACRYAQGGIIGTAFIKHIEQYPNLENSIPQFIQSIRHDHTVNG, encoded by the coding sequence ATGTCTAACCGAATTGATACCCTATTTGAGAAGAAGAAGGAAGGAATTCTTTCCGTTTATTTTACCGCCGGTTATCCGAATCTGGAGGATACAATACCTATTCTTCAATCCTTGCAGAATGCAGGATGCGACATGGTGGAAATCGGCATGCCCTTTTCTGACCCCTTGGCGGATGGTCCGGTGATTCAGCATAGCAGTACGGTGGCACTTAGCAATGGAATGAGCATCAAAAAACTTTTATTGCAACTAAAGGATTTCAGAAAGCAGATTCATCTACCCGTACTTTTGATGGGCTATATGAATCCGGTGGTTCAATATGGCATAGACAAGTTTTGTAGCGACGCTTCCGCGGTCGGTGTGGATGGATTGATTATTCCCGATATGCCTTTGGATATTTATCAAGATCAGTATGCTGCTCTTTTCAAAAAATACAATCTTCATCAGGCACTCTTGATTACTCCACGTACTGGCGAAGCACGAATCCATGAAATTGAAAAATCAAGTGGAGGATTTATTTATGCGGTGTCTTCTTCCTCAACTACTGGTTCTGTTTCCGCAGATAAAAAGAAACAGCAGGACTATTTCGAGCGATTGAAATCACTTCGCTTGAAGAAGCCTGTCATGATTGGCTTTGGTATAGGCAACCGCGAGCAGTTTCAATTTGCCTGCCGCTATGCACAAGGTGGCATCATCGGTACGGCATTTATCAAGCATATCGAACAATATCCCAATTTAGAGAATAGTATTCCTCAATTCATACAATCCATTCGACATGATCATACAGTTAACGGCTGA
- a CDS encoding helix-turn-helix transcriptional regulator, with product MNNNLNNLNKPLSISDRIRTIREFRGFKQISVANDMQISQQAYSFLERKAGNVKMDTLKKFCNVMKVDLPFLLATDIPVTKENMETFDRLNYSSVFNDFKLLKAKAEAYESLLQKKNAIDNLTM from the coding sequence ATGAATAATAATTTAAACAATCTAAACAAACCACTGAGCATCTCTGATCGCATCCGGACCATTCGAGAATTTCGTGGATTTAAGCAGATCTCTGTAGCGAACGACATGCAGATTTCTCAACAAGCTTACAGCTTTCTCGAACGAAAAGCAGGCAATGTAAAAATGGATACGTTGAAGAAGTTTTGTAACGTCATGAAGGTGGATTTACCCTTCCTTTTGGCTACCGACATTCCGGTGACCAAGGAAAATATGGAAACCTTCGACCGCCTGAACTATTCTAGCGTTTTCAATGATTTCAAATTATTGAAAGCCAAAGCCGAAGCTTACGAAAGCCTCCTACAAAAGAAAAATGCGATAGATAATCTCACTATGTGA
- the aroF gene encoding 3-deoxy-7-phosphoheptulonate synthase, whose amino-acid sequence MIIQLTADITAQQKKEVNDLLSSLQFSSREIETNHKTYLVCPESKTFDIRLIGHLAGVADVHIVKDQVQLVSRQWKVEDTKIDLGDGVVISRGNFSLMAGPCSIENEEQVEKTASFLAEQGVKIMRGGVFKPRSSPYAFRGLGIEGLKFFYSVCKAKGIKIITEVMELSQIPDMMDYVDIFQVGARNSQNFNLLDALGEAGKPVLLKRGISGTIEELLSSAEYIFSNGNEKIILCERGIRTYEKAYRNTLDLNAIPLLKEKTHLPVMVDPSHGIGMREHVEAVSLAGVMAGADGLIVEIHECPEKAFSDGQQTLDFNEAAALFDKARKVYELHHSFEMGI is encoded by the coding sequence ATGATCATACAGTTAACGGCTGATATCACCGCGCAGCAGAAAAAAGAAGTGAACGACTTGCTCTCTTCTCTGCAATTCAGCAGCAGGGAAATAGAAACGAACCACAAAACGTATCTGGTCTGTCCGGAAAGCAAGACATTTGACATCCGGTTAATAGGTCATTTGGCCGGTGTGGCCGACGTACACATAGTGAAAGATCAGGTTCAATTGGTGTCGCGTCAATGGAAAGTGGAAGACACAAAGATTGACCTGGGTGATGGGGTAGTTATCAGTCGCGGGAATTTCTCATTGATGGCCGGACCTTGTTCGATAGAGAACGAGGAGCAGGTAGAGAAAACGGCGAGTTTTCTCGCTGAGCAAGGAGTAAAAATTATGCGGGGCGGTGTGTTTAAGCCGAGAAGTTCACCTTATGCTTTCCGGGGATTGGGCATTGAGGGCCTGAAATTTTTCTATAGCGTATGTAAAGCAAAGGGAATTAAAATCATCACCGAAGTCATGGAACTTTCCCAAATACCAGACATGATGGACTATGTAGATATTTTTCAGGTAGGCGCGCGCAATTCTCAGAATTTTAATCTGTTGGATGCGCTCGGCGAAGCAGGTAAGCCGGTTTTGCTGAAAAGGGGAATATCGGGAACTATAGAAGAGCTGCTTTCTTCTGCCGAATATATTTTCTCTAACGGCAATGAGAAAATAATTCTCTGCGAGCGCGGCATTCGTACTTATGAAAAAGCATACCGCAATACGCTGGACTTGAATGCCATTCCATTATTAAAGGAGAAAACGCATTTGCCGGTGATGGTTGATCCTTCTCACGGAATAGGCATGCGCGAACATGTGGAAGCTGTTTCCCTTGCCGGGGTGATGGCCGGTGCTGATGGTTTAATTGTGGAAATCCATGAATGTCCGGAGAAAGCTTTTTCTGACGGACAACAAACACTGGATTTTAATGAAGCAGCGGCTCTCTTCGATAAAGCGCGCAAGGTTTACGAACTTCATCATAGTTTTGAGATGGGGATTTAG
- the trpC gene encoding indole-3-glycerol phosphate synthase TrpC — protein MNILEKIASFKEKEVAENRSLYPVKLLERSIYFETKPVSLRTYLLDKNLSGVIAEFKRKSPSKGNINPYAPVGPTTLGYMQAGASALSILTDKEFFGGSSNDLTEARRYNYCPILRKDFIIDEYQIIEAKSIGADAILLIGALLTKEKVKQLSDLAVSFGMEVLFEIHDETDMVKLNPSIIHVGINNRNLENFEVDTDHALRLAEKLPKNVVKIAESGISKPEQVLAFRNNGFKGFLIGEQFMKESRPGLACKKFIRQLNAL, from the coding sequence ATGAACATACTTGAGAAGATTGCGTCTTTCAAAGAAAAAGAAGTAGCAGAGAACCGATCGCTCTATCCGGTGAAACTTTTGGAGCGCAGTATTTATTTCGAAACCAAGCCGGTATCCTTGCGCACTTATCTATTGGATAAAAACCTTTCAGGTGTTATTGCTGAATTTAAACGCAAGTCACCATCAAAAGGAAATATCAATCCTTATGCTCCTGTCGGACCAACAACCTTGGGCTATATGCAGGCTGGGGCTTCTGCTCTATCTATTCTCACCGACAAAGAGTTTTTCGGAGGAAGCAGCAATGACCTGACCGAAGCACGCAGATACAATTACTGCCCAATCCTTCGTAAGGATTTTATCATAGATGAATATCAAATCATCGAAGCGAAGTCTATAGGAGCAGATGCTATATTATTAATCGGTGCGCTGCTGACCAAAGAGAAAGTGAAGCAACTATCTGACCTTGCTGTTTCTTTTGGAATGGAAGTGTTATTTGAAATTCATGACGAGACAGACATGGTCAAGTTGAATCCTTCTATTATTCATGTGGGGATCAACAATCGCAATCTGGAGAATTTTGAGGTGGACACAGACCATGCTCTTCGGTTGGCAGAGAAGTTGCCGAAGAATGTTGTGAAGATTGCAGAAAGCGGTATCAGTAAACCCGAACAGGTGTTAGCTTTTCGCAATAATGGTTTCAAAGGTTTTTTGATTGGCGAGCAATTCATGAAAGAAAGCCGCCCCGGGTTGGCCTGCAAAAAGTTTATCCGGCAATTGAACGCACTCTAA
- a CDS encoding phosphoribosylanthranilate isomerase: MKLKICGLREDENVKAITALRPKWMGFIFHPTSLRYFINAEHPANILSIPIHIKKVGVFVNESEEEIMRIHQLYGLDMIQLHGDEKPEFCLNLNKAGIKIIKAFRIDDRFDFSSVELYAPYVEMFLFDAAGKNYGGNGVVFNWNLLEGKRFSRPFLLSGGIGLEQVALLKSFHHPDMIGVDVNSCFELSPGIKDIAALQLFKQQIV, translated from the coding sequence ATGAAACTCAAGATCTGTGGTCTAAGGGAAGATGAAAATGTCAAAGCCATTACGGCCTTGCGACCAAAGTGGATGGGTTTCATCTTTCATCCTACCTCGCTCCGATATTTTATTAATGCAGAGCATCCGGCAAACATCCTTTCTATACCGATACACATAAAAAAGGTGGGTGTTTTTGTGAATGAAAGCGAAGAGGAGATCATGCGAATTCATCAATTGTATGGGTTGGATATGATTCAACTTCATGGGGATGAGAAGCCTGAATTTTGCCTGAATTTGAACAAAGCAGGAATTAAAATTATCAAGGCATTTAGGATAGATGATAGATTTGATTTTTCAAGTGTTGAATTGTATGCGCCTTATGTAGAGATGTTCCTCTTCGATGCAGCGGGAAAAAATTATGGGGGAAATGGCGTTGTGTTCAATTGGAACTTGCTCGAAGGGAAAAGGTTTTCGCGACCCTTTCTTTTAAGCGGTGGTATTGGCTTGGAGCAGGTTGCTCTTTTAAAATCATTTCATCATCCGGATATGATTGGGGTGGATGTCAATAGTTGCTTTGAGTTATCACCGGGTATAAAAGACATTGCGGCCTTGCAATTATTTAAACAGCAAATTGTGTAG